A genomic window from Motilibacter aurantiacus includes:
- a CDS encoding DUF6457 domain-containing protein: MSRLEDWTDRLVRELGLPEQLAGTDVRDLVLDLARDAAHGVARPAAPLTTFLVGYAAGRSGADGAALRALAERAVAQIPTAEAAGPA, translated from the coding sequence GTGAGCCGCCTCGAAGACTGGACCGACCGCCTCGTCCGGGAGCTCGGCCTGCCCGAGCAGCTGGCCGGCACCGACGTGCGCGACCTCGTCCTCGACCTCGCCCGTGACGCCGCGCACGGCGTGGCACGCCCCGCCGCGCCGCTGACGACGTTCCTCGTCGGGTACGCCGCCGGCCGCTCCGGCGCCGACGGCGCGGCCCTGCGCGCGCTGGCCGAGCGGGCGGTGGCGCAGATCCCGACCGCCGAGGCGGCCGGCCCCGCATGA
- the mobA gene encoding molybdenum cofactor guanylyltransferase — protein sequence MKGGLPAYAAVVLAGGAARRMGGADKTAALVGGRPLLDRVLDAVASSATTVVVGPERQTSRPVSWAREEPPGGGPAAAVAAGVRLVTEPVVALLSADLPFLTPDAVDRLRRELGAGAGEGALYVDGSGAEQLLCGMWPTSALRAAVERAGEVDGLPLRRLLQGLPRVGVPAAGDGPAPWTDCDTPEQLARARRLAAGVQP from the coding sequence ATGAAGGGCGGGCTGCCTGCGTACGCGGCGGTCGTCCTGGCCGGCGGCGCCGCGCGGCGCATGGGCGGCGCGGACAAGACCGCGGCCCTCGTCGGCGGGCGGCCGCTCCTCGACCGCGTGCTCGACGCGGTCGCCTCGTCCGCGACGACGGTGGTCGTGGGGCCGGAGCGGCAGACGTCGCGCCCCGTGTCCTGGGCCCGCGAGGAGCCCCCTGGCGGCGGGCCGGCCGCCGCGGTGGCCGCCGGCGTACGGCTCGTCACCGAGCCCGTGGTCGCCCTGCTGTCGGCCGACCTGCCGTTCCTGACACCGGATGCGGTGGACCGGCTGCGGCGGGAGCTGGGCGCCGGCGCCGGCGAGGGGGCGCTCTACGTCGACGGCAGCGGTGCCGAGCAGCTGCTGTGCGGGATGTGGCCGACATCGGCGCTGCGGGCCGCGGTCGAGCGCGCGGGCGAGGTCGACGGGCTGCCGTTGCGACGGCTGCTGCAGGGTCTGCCGCGGGTGGGCGTGCCGGCAGCAGGGGACGGGCCGGCGCCGTGGACCGACTGCGACACCCCGGAGCAGCTGGCGCGGGCGCGGCGGCTGGCGGCGGGCGTACAGCCCTGA
- the hemB gene encoding porphobilinogen synthase has translation MTGFPAVRPRRLRSTPALRRLVAETTVEPRQLVLPVFVREGIDVPVPIGSMPGVVQHPLDGLRKAAAEAAAAGVGGIMLFGIPAAKDAVGSAGTDPDGILQQGLRAVVEEAGDALVVMSDLCLDEFTDHGHCGVLAADGSVDNDATLVRYAEMAMVQAEAGAHVVAPSGMMDGQVGVIRSALDESGFGNVSVLAYSAKYASAFYGPFREAVDSSLKGDRRAYQQDSANAREALREVRLDLAEGADMVMVKPASAYLDILRAVADESDVPVAAYQVSGEYAMIEAAAANGWIDRDRAVLESLTAIRRAGADFVLTYWATEAAGWLRSAR, from the coding sequence GTGACCGGCTTCCCCGCGGTGCGCCCGCGTCGGCTGCGGTCGACGCCGGCGCTCCGCCGCCTGGTCGCCGAGACCACGGTCGAGCCCCGGCAGCTGGTGCTGCCGGTGTTCGTCCGCGAGGGCATCGACGTGCCGGTCCCGATCGGGTCGATGCCGGGTGTGGTGCAGCACCCGCTCGACGGCCTGCGCAAGGCGGCGGCCGAGGCGGCCGCCGCCGGGGTCGGGGGGATCATGCTCTTCGGCATCCCGGCCGCGAAGGACGCCGTGGGCTCGGCCGGCACGGACCCCGACGGGATCCTGCAGCAGGGCCTGCGCGCCGTCGTCGAGGAGGCGGGGGACGCGCTCGTCGTCATGAGCGACCTGTGCCTCGACGAGTTCACCGACCACGGCCACTGCGGCGTGCTTGCGGCCGACGGGTCCGTGGACAACGACGCGACGCTGGTGCGCTACGCCGAGATGGCGATGGTTCAGGCCGAGGCCGGCGCCCACGTCGTCGCGCCCAGCGGGATGATGGACGGCCAGGTGGGCGTCATCCGAAGCGCACTTGACGAGTCCGGCTTTGGCAACGTGTCGGTGCTCGCCTATTCAGCGAAGTACGCTTCGGCGTTCTACGGGCCCTTCCGCGAGGCGGTCGACTCCTCGCTGAAGGGGGACCGGCGGGCGTACCAGCAGGACAGCGCCAACGCCCGCGAGGCGCTGCGCGAGGTGCGGCTCGACCTCGCCGAGGGCGCGGACATGGTCATGGTGAAGCCGGCCTCGGCCTACCTCGACATCCTGCGCGCCGTCGCCGACGAGTCCGACGTGCCCGTCGCGGCCTACCAGGTGTCGGGGGAGTACGCCATGATCGAGGCCGCCGCCGCCAACGGGTGGATCGACCGCGACCGCGCGGTGCTGGAGTCGCTGACCGCCATCCGCCGCGCCGGCGCGGACTTCGTGCTGACCTACTGGGCGACCGAGGCCGCCGGGTGGCTGCGCAGCGCCCGCTGA
- a CDS encoding bifunctional uroporphyrinogen-III C-methyltransferase/uroporphyrinogen-III synthase — MTRPVTQKKPSGEKVSSATPSGGVALVGAGPGDPALLTVRAVELLGTADVVVGDLTRHEEVLARHTRADVERVDTKDGGLTDTELARILVRHSRDGRNVVRLFAGDPFVESHGADAAAALAKAKVPFEVVPGLSSATAVPAYAGVPLTSAKAPEVRVVDVTAKNVSWEALAGGSATLVLLNAAPELADVAARLVAAGRSANTPVAVTCEGTTTRQQTVVSTLAAVAADAAGAIAACASGQAVVVVGDVVSQREKLSWFETKPLFGWRVLVPRTREQAGALSEQLRSYGAVPEEVPTIAVEPPRTPQQVERAVKGLVTGRFEWIAFTSRNAVKAIREKFEEYGLDARAFSGIKVAAVGEQTAADLRAWGIVPDLVPKGEQSSAGLLAEWPEYDSVLDPIDRVFLPRADIATETLVEGLTDLGWQVEDVTAYRTVRAAPPPAPVRDAIKSGGFDAVLFTSSSTVRNLVGIAGKPHATTVVACIGPATAKTAEEHGLRVDVLAAEPSVSALAAGLAEYGTALRLAAAEAGEPVLRPSEKRPSARRKASK; from the coding sequence GTGACCCGCCCCGTCACGCAGAAGAAGCCCAGCGGCGAGAAGGTCTCGTCCGCCACGCCCTCCGGCGGCGTCGCCCTCGTCGGCGCCGGGCCCGGTGACCCGGCCCTGCTCACGGTCCGCGCCGTGGAGCTGCTCGGTACCGCCGACGTCGTCGTCGGCGACCTGACCCGCCACGAGGAGGTCCTCGCCCGGCACACGCGGGCGGACGTCGAGCGTGTCGACACCAAGGACGGCGGGCTCACCGACACCGAGCTCGCCCGCATCCTCGTCCGCCACTCGCGCGACGGCCGCAACGTCGTCCGGCTCTTCGCCGGCGACCCGTTCGTCGAGTCGCACGGCGCCGACGCGGCCGCCGCGCTCGCCAAGGCGAAGGTGCCCTTCGAGGTCGTCCCCGGGCTCTCCAGCGCCACCGCCGTCCCGGCGTACGCGGGGGTGCCGCTCACCTCCGCCAAGGCGCCGGAGGTGCGCGTCGTCGACGTGACCGCGAAGAACGTCTCGTGGGAGGCGCTCGCCGGCGGCAGCGCGACGCTGGTGCTGCTCAACGCCGCGCCCGAGCTCGCCGACGTCGCCGCCCGGCTCGTCGCTGCAGGCCGCTCGGCGAACACCCCGGTGGCCGTCACCTGCGAGGGCACGACGACCCGCCAGCAGACGGTGGTGTCGACGCTGGCCGCCGTGGCCGCGGACGCGGCCGGGGCCATCGCGGCGTGCGCGAGCGGCCAGGCGGTCGTCGTCGTCGGGGACGTCGTCTCCCAGCGCGAGAAGCTCTCCTGGTTCGAGACCAAGCCGCTGTTCGGCTGGCGCGTCCTCGTGCCGCGGACCCGCGAGCAGGCCGGGGCCCTGTCCGAGCAGCTGCGCTCCTACGGAGCCGTGCCCGAGGAGGTCCCGACGATCGCCGTCGAGCCGCCGCGCACGCCGCAGCAGGTCGAGCGCGCCGTCAAGGGCCTCGTCACCGGCCGCTTCGAGTGGATCGCCTTCACCTCCCGCAACGCGGTCAAGGCGATCCGGGAGAAGTTCGAGGAGTACGGCCTCGACGCGCGCGCGTTCTCCGGCATCAAGGTGGCCGCCGTCGGCGAGCAGACCGCGGCGGACCTGCGCGCCTGGGGGATCGTGCCCGACCTGGTCCCCAAGGGCGAGCAGTCCAGCGCCGGCCTGCTGGCCGAGTGGCCCGAGTACGACTCCGTCCTCGACCCGATCGACCGCGTCTTCCTGCCACGCGCCGACATCGCGACCGAGACCCTTGTCGAGGGGCTCACCGACCTCGGGTGGCAGGTCGAGGACGTCACGGCGTATCGCACCGTCCGGGCCGCGCCGCCGCCCGCGCCGGTCCGCGACGCGATCAAGTCCGGCGGCTTCGACGCGGTGCTCTTCACATCGTCCTCGACGGTGCGCAACCTGGTCGGCATCGCGGGCAAGCCGCACGCCACGACCGTCGTCGCCTGCATCGGCCCCGCGACGGCGAAGACCGCCGAGGAGCACGGCCTGCGGGTCGACGTCCTCGCGGCCGAGCCGTCGGTGTCGGCGCTCGCCGCCGGCCTGGCCGAGTACGGCACCGCGCTGCGGCTCGCCGCGGCCGAGGCGGGGGAGCCGGTGCTCCGCCCCTCGGAGAAGCGGCCGTCTGCGCGGAGGAAGGCCAGCAAGTGA
- the hemC gene encoding hydroxymethylbilane synthase has protein sequence MTAPLRLGTRRSALALAQSGHVADAVRAATGREVQLVEVTTLGDVSREALTALGGTGVFVSALREALLAAEVDFAVHSLKDLPTAAPDGIGLAAVPVREDPRDALAARDGLTLGELPAGSRVGTGSPRRAAQLAALGLGLQTVPIRGNVDTRLRLVTDGEVDAVVLARAGLSRLGRLDEVTETLDPLQMLPAPGQGALAVECRLDDTATAQLLAVLDAPLTRAAVTAERALLAALEAGCAAPVGALAETAEGDDGPEIYLRGVVAAPDGAAVRLSATGPLADADGLGRRLAAELFDAGAAELMPDRPPVPGPDPLPRRPNPPTTQTGERVP, from the coding sequence GTGACCGCGCCGCTCCGGCTGGGCACGCGGCGCAGCGCCCTCGCGCTCGCCCAGTCCGGGCACGTGGCCGACGCGGTGCGCGCCGCCACCGGGCGCGAGGTGCAGCTGGTCGAGGTCACCACGCTCGGCGACGTCTCGCGGGAGGCGCTGACCGCCCTCGGCGGCACGGGCGTGTTCGTCAGCGCGCTGCGCGAGGCGCTGCTCGCCGCCGAGGTGGACTTCGCGGTCCACTCGCTCAAGGACCTGCCCACCGCGGCGCCCGACGGCATCGGGCTGGCCGCCGTGCCGGTCCGCGAGGACCCGCGCGACGCGCTCGCCGCCCGCGACGGGCTCACGCTCGGCGAGCTGCCGGCCGGCTCCCGGGTCGGGACCGGGTCGCCCCGCCGGGCGGCGCAGCTCGCGGCGCTCGGGCTCGGCCTGCAGACGGTGCCGATCCGCGGCAACGTCGACACCCGGCTGCGCCTCGTCACCGACGGCGAGGTGGACGCCGTGGTGCTCGCGCGTGCCGGGCTGTCCCGGCTCGGCCGGCTCGACGAGGTGACCGAGACGCTCGACCCGCTGCAGATGCTGCCCGCGCCCGGTCAGGGGGCGCTCGCGGTGGAGTGCCGCCTGGACGACACCGCCACCGCGCAGCTGCTCGCCGTGCTCGACGCCCCGCTCACCCGCGCCGCCGTCACCGCGGAGCGCGCTCTGCTGGCGGCGCTCGAGGCCGGCTGCGCCGCCCCGGTCGGGGCGCTCGCCGAGACGGCCGAGGGCGACGACGGGCCCGAGATCTACCTGCGGGGGGTGGTCGCCGCGCCCGACGGGGCCGCCGTGCGGCTGTCCGCCACCGGGCCGCTCGCGGACGCGGACGGCCTCGGCCGCCGGCTGGCCGCCGAGCTGTTCGACGCCGGCGCCGCGGAGCTGATGCCTGACCGCCCGCCCGTACCCGGGCCGGATCCCCTGCCCAGACGTCCCAACCCACCCACAACACAGACAGGGGAGCGTGTGCCGTGA
- a CDS encoding glutamyl-tRNA reductase gives MTLLAVGLSHRTAPVPVLERAAVPASDVPDVLLAAVAADHIAEAVVVSTCNRVEVYAEVDKFHGGVAALGELLSKRSGMTLEELTPHIYVHYEERAVAHLFSVAAGLDSMVVGEGQILGQVKQALRTAQETGTAGRVTNELLQAALRVGKRARHETGIDRAGQSVVGVGLGFAAAAFGGEGIDVLAGGSLTTLDGLAGRSALVVGAGSLSALAATTLARAGAVDIVVANRTPEHGRRVAAAVGGRHVTLDGLEDALATADVVVSCTGALGTVISADVVERSVARRTAAGRPGDLAVVDLALPRDVDPEVAQLPGVTLMDLEKVGALVAAQEGGPDVASARRIVADEVEAFLAWQRAASVAPTVVALRARAETVVQTELERLAGRLPQLDERVRREVDQAVRRVVDKLLHAPTVRVKQLADEPVPVSYAEVLRELFDLGPGPAQALSRPVVEEPGTTGVDPLSQTDLLAAPERRRP, from the coding sequence GTGACACTGCTCGCCGTCGGCCTGTCGCACCGGACCGCGCCGGTCCCGGTGCTCGAGCGCGCCGCCGTCCCCGCGTCCGACGTGCCGGACGTCCTGCTGGCCGCGGTGGCCGCCGACCACATCGCCGAGGCGGTCGTGGTGTCGACGTGCAACCGGGTCGAGGTCTACGCAGAGGTCGACAAGTTCCACGGCGGCGTCGCCGCGCTCGGGGAGCTGCTCTCCAAGCGGTCGGGGATGACGCTGGAGGAGCTGACCCCGCACATCTACGTGCACTACGAGGAGCGCGCCGTCGCCCACCTGTTCTCGGTGGCGGCCGGGCTGGACTCCATGGTCGTCGGCGAGGGGCAGATCCTCGGCCAGGTCAAGCAGGCGCTGCGCACCGCGCAGGAGACCGGGACCGCCGGCCGGGTGACCAACGAGCTGCTCCAGGCCGCGCTGCGGGTGGGCAAGCGCGCCCGTCACGAGACGGGCATCGACCGGGCCGGCCAGAGCGTCGTCGGGGTCGGGCTCGGATTCGCGGCGGCGGCGTTCGGCGGCGAGGGCATCGACGTCCTGGCCGGCGGCAGCCTCACCACGCTCGACGGGCTGGCCGGCCGGTCCGCGCTCGTCGTCGGTGCCGGCTCGCTCAGCGCGCTGGCCGCGACCACCCTCGCCCGCGCCGGAGCCGTCGACATCGTCGTGGCCAACCGCACCCCTGAGCACGGCCGGCGCGTCGCCGCCGCCGTCGGCGGGCGGCACGTCACGCTCGACGGGCTCGAGGACGCGCTGGCGACGGCCGATGTCGTGGTCTCCTGCACCGGCGCGCTCGGGACGGTCATCTCCGCCGACGTCGTGGAGCGGTCGGTCGCGCGGCGCACGGCGGCCGGACGCCCCGGCGACCTGGCCGTCGTCGACCTCGCCCTGCCGCGCGACGTGGACCCCGAGGTGGCGCAGCTGCCCGGCGTCACGCTCATGGACCTGGAGAAGGTCGGCGCGCTCGTCGCGGCGCAGGAGGGCGGGCCGGACGTCGCCTCCGCGCGCCGCATCGTCGCCGACGAGGTCGAGGCCTTCCTCGCCTGGCAGCGGGCCGCCAGCGTCGCGCCGACGGTCGTGGCGCTGCGCGCCCGGGCCGAGACGGTGGTGCAGACCGAGCTCGAGCGCCTCGCCGGCCGGCTGCCGCAGCTGGACGAGCGCGTGCGCCGCGAGGTCGACCAGGCCGTACGCCGCGTCGTCGACAAGCTGCTGCACGCGCCGACCGTGCGGGTGAAGCAGCTGGCCGACGAGCCGGTCCCGGTCTCGTACGCCGAGGTGCTGCGCGAGCTGTTCGACCTCGGCCCCGGCCCGGCGCAGGCGCTGTCGCGCCCGGTGGTCGAGGAGCCCGGCACGACCGGGGTCGACCCGCTCTCGCAGACCGACCTGCTGGCCGCGCCCGAACGGCGCCGGCCGTGA
- a CDS encoding redox-sensing transcriptional repressor Rex — protein sequence MLGTPRTAPEVPVGDTGPASRGIPEATVARLPIYLRVLGALADAGTRTVSSDELAALAGVGSAKLRRDLSHLGSYGTRGVGYDVDHLAYQVSRELGLTQDWPVLIVGVGNLGSALAGYAGFASRGFRVCALVDADPAVIGTTVRGLPVQPAADLEDVVRRTGACIGVLATPAPVAQPMCDRLVAAGVRSILNFAPVVLTVPPDVDVRKVDLSMELQILAFKEQRKTTKAMASGEALGAAVGGAQ from the coding sequence GTGCTCGGCACCCCTCGGACGGCGCCGGAGGTCCCTGTCGGGGATACGGGGCCGGCCTCGCGCGGGATCCCCGAGGCTACCGTCGCCCGTCTGCCCATCTACCTGCGCGTCCTCGGCGCGCTGGCCGACGCGGGCACCCGCACCGTCAGCTCGGACGAGCTCGCGGCGCTGGCCGGGGTCGGGTCGGCGAAGCTGCGCCGCGACCTGTCGCACCTGGGCTCCTACGGCACCCGCGGGGTCGGCTACGACGTCGACCACCTCGCCTACCAGGTCAGCCGTGAGCTCGGTCTCACCCAGGACTGGCCGGTGCTCATCGTCGGTGTGGGAAACCTCGGCTCCGCACTGGCCGGCTACGCCGGCTTCGCCTCGCGCGGGTTCCGCGTCTGCGCGCTCGTCGACGCCGACCCCGCCGTCATCGGGACCACGGTGCGCGGGCTGCCGGTGCAGCCTGCCGCCGACCTCGAGGACGTCGTGCGCCGCACCGGCGCGTGCATCGGCGTCCTCGCCACCCCCGCGCCCGTCGCGCAGCCCATGTGCGACCGGCTCGTCGCCGCAGGCGTGCGGAGCATCCTCAATTTCGCGCCGGTCGTGCTCACCGTCCCCCCCGACGTGGACGTGCGCAAGGTCGACCTGTCCATGGAGCTGCAGATCTTGGCCTTCAAGGAACAACGCAAGACGACGAAGGCCATGGCCTCGGGCGAGGCCCTGGGCGCGGCCGTGGGAGGGGCGCAGTGA
- a CDS encoding Rid family hydrolase: MNFASAKVRSALPSRRARIGVLAAAGMLVAGGGFTAGAVADGPSIPKSRTAVTILPAGQANPSIANGVAFAKNVALYNSSGIGPSGLNTAAPAGTPERYIDTAIFPGGVLPQGVTVTEAQAINNLRRIGENLSAMGLTYKDVVTMRVFLDAPPGAARADYAGWNRAYRQYFANTNLLTGATINVPLGTAPAAPPLFVNPTRVSRSTLEVASLAVEGWLIEIEVDAVYPR, encoded by the coding sequence ATGAACTTCGCATCTGCGAAGGTGCGCTCGGCCCTGCCGTCGCGCCGTGCGCGCATCGGCGTGCTGGCCGCGGCGGGCATGCTGGTCGCCGGTGGCGGCTTCACCGCCGGCGCGGTCGCCGACGGCCCGTCGATCCCCAAGTCGCGCACGGCCGTCACGATCCTGCCGGCCGGCCAGGCCAACCCGTCGATCGCGAACGGTGTCGCGTTCGCCAAGAACGTCGCGCTCTACAACTCGAGCGGGATCGGCCCGTCGGGGCTCAACACCGCGGCGCCCGCAGGGACCCCGGAGCGCTACATCGACACGGCGATCTTCCCGGGCGGCGTGCTGCCGCAGGGTGTGACGGTCACCGAGGCGCAGGCGATCAACAACCTGCGCCGCATCGGGGAGAACCTGTCCGCGATGGGCCTGACCTACAAGGACGTCGTCACGATGCGTGTCTTCCTCGACGCGCCTCCCGGGGCGGCCCGCGCCGACTACGCCGGCTGGAACCGCGCGTACCGGCAGTACTTCGCCAACACCAACCTGCTCACCGGCGCGACGATCAACGTCCCGCTCGGCACCGCCCCCGCGGCGCCGCCGCTCTTCGTCAACCCGACCCGCGTCTCCCGGTCGACGCTCGAGGTGGCCAGCCTCGCCGTCGAGGGCTGGCTGATCGAGATCGAGGTGGACGCGGTCTACCCGCGCTGA
- a CDS encoding flavin monoamine oxidase family protein gives MAVTRRQFLQQVGITGGAGVMFSTMGAMGLAPAAEAKAAPFRAPKKSDFSLTGKAHKNVLILGAGIGGLTAAYHLQNAGYDVTILEANNRPGGRNFTVRKGDTVTDLRGETQEATFTRGEYMNAGPGRLPQNMVTLDYCRELGVPIEPFINQNADAYQYREGTTGVSNRPIRHREAKADVYGYVSELLAKATDQGSLDSYLTPTDKDALIAFLRNFGAIGNKVAGDAAASYKYTGTSRRGYVRAPGAGFDEGEIAPPFAMQDVLAAGLGNYFSFEFGWDQAMMMFQPVGGMDAIPYAFEKAIGKENFRYEAEITNIENTSTGVKVQYLSRGRHMREVWADYVICNIPPQIVAKTPSNLPADIVAANAYASKSRSGKLGIEYNRRWWEEDERIYGGITNTNMDLSNMWYPSYGFHGERGVVIGYYSSSANYGNVNHAARVERALAQGAKIHGEKYKQDIKSTFSISWDLVKYQEAAWNSWPSRTNGHYAKLLEPTGNVYFVGDHLSNTIAWQHGAIESARYAITKLHERVLSR, from the coding sequence ATGGCGGTCACGCGACGGCAGTTCCTCCAGCAGGTGGGCATCACCGGTGGTGCTGGAGTCATGTTCTCCACGATGGGCGCGATGGGCCTGGCGCCCGCGGCCGAGGCGAAGGCGGCGCCCTTCCGTGCGCCGAAGAAGTCCGACTTCTCGCTGACGGGGAAGGCGCACAAGAACGTCCTCATCCTCGGCGCGGGGATCGGCGGCCTCACCGCCGCGTACCACCTGCAGAACGCGGGGTACGACGTCACGATCCTCGAGGCCAACAACCGGCCCGGCGGCCGCAACTTCACCGTCCGCAAGGGTGACACCGTGACGGACCTGCGGGGCGAGACCCAGGAAGCCACGTTCACCCGTGGCGAGTACATGAACGCCGGCCCGGGCCGCCTGCCGCAGAACATGGTCACCCTCGACTACTGCCGTGAGCTGGGCGTGCCGATCGAGCCGTTCATCAACCAGAACGCGGACGCCTACCAGTACCGCGAGGGCACCACCGGCGTGTCCAACCGGCCGATCCGGCACCGCGAGGCGAAGGCCGACGTCTACGGCTACGTCTCCGAGCTGCTCGCCAAGGCGACGGACCAGGGCTCGCTCGACAGCTACCTCACGCCGACCGACAAGGACGCGCTCATCGCGTTCCTGCGCAACTTCGGCGCCATCGGCAACAAGGTCGCCGGTGACGCGGCCGCCAGCTACAAGTACACCGGCACCAGCCGGCGCGGCTACGTGCGCGCACCCGGCGCCGGCTTCGACGAGGGCGAGATCGCCCCGCCCTTCGCCATGCAGGACGTGCTGGCGGCCGGGCTCGGCAACTACTTCTCGTTCGAGTTCGGCTGGGACCAGGCCATGATGATGTTCCAGCCCGTCGGGGGCATGGACGCCATCCCGTACGCCTTCGAGAAGGCGATCGGCAAGGAGAACTTCCGCTACGAGGCGGAGATCACCAACATCGAGAACACCTCGACCGGCGTCAAGGTGCAGTACCTCTCCCGTGGCCGCCACATGCGCGAGGTCTGGGCCGACTACGTCATCTGCAACATCCCGCCGCAGATCGTCGCCAAGACGCCCTCGAACCTTCCCGCCGACATCGTCGCGGCCAACGCGTACGCCTCGAAGTCCCGCAGTGGCAAGCTCGGCATCGAGTACAACCGGCGCTGGTGGGAGGAGGACGAGCGCATCTACGGCGGCATCACCAACACCAACATGGACCTGTCGAACATGTGGTACCCGTCGTACGGGTTCCACGGCGAGCGCGGGGTCGTCATTGGCTACTACAGCTCGTCGGCGAACTACGGCAACGTGAACCACGCGGCCCGCGTCGAGCGCGCTCTCGCCCAGGGCGCCAAGATCCACGGCGAGAAGTACAAGCAGGACATCAAGTCGACGTTCAGCATCTCCTGGGACCTGGTCAAGTACCAGGAGGCGGCCTGGAACTCCTGGCCCTCTCGGACGAACGGCCACTACGCGAAGCTGCTCGAGCCCACGGGCAACGTCTACTTCGTCGGCGACCACCTGAGCAACACGATCGCCTGGCAGCACGGCGCCATCGAGTCCGCCCGCTACGCCATCACCAAGCTGCACGAGCGCGTGCTCAGCCGCTGA
- a CDS encoding glutaredoxin family protein has translation MPAALPRIVLVGKPGCHLCEAARATVARVAADTGEEWVEHSILDDQQLHERYWERIPVLLVDGVQVDYWHVDEQRMRAALARGRRL, from the coding sequence ATGCCTGCAGCCCTGCCCCGCATCGTCCTCGTCGGCAAGCCGGGCTGCCACCTGTGCGAGGCGGCCCGCGCCACGGTGGCCCGCGTCGCTGCGGACACGGGCGAGGAGTGGGTCGAGCACAGCATCCTCGACGACCAGCAGCTGCACGAGCGCTACTGGGAGCGGATCCCCGTCCTGCTGGTCGACGGCGTCCAGGTCGACTACTGGCACGTCGACGAGCAGCGGATGCGGGCCGCCCTCGCGCGCGGGCGCCGACTCTAG
- a CDS encoding HAD family hydrolase, with product MRWFRRSPAAARVAGEASAERAARAAGAAPGGDAAAAATAAAFFDLDGTVLQGASLFHLARGLHARGFFDGRDLLRFARRQAMFRLRGVEDPAAVREARETALEFIRGRRVDELAALGEEVFETVIREKVWPGTRALARGHLDDGQRVWLVTASPAEIATTIAGRLGMTGALGTVAESVDGVYTGRLAGEILHGDAKAEAVRALAAREGLQLADCAAYSDSANDVPLLEIVGHPCAVNPDPRLRLHARRHGWPVRDYRSARRTAQRAALLALITAAAAGAVAAARAYRRR from the coding sequence ATGAGGTGGTTCCGCCGGAGCCCCGCGGCGGCCCGCGTCGCCGGAGAGGCGTCCGCGGAGCGCGCTGCCCGGGCGGCCGGCGCTGCGCCCGGCGGAGACGCCGCTGCGGCCGCGACCGCGGCCGCCTTCTTCGACCTGGACGGGACGGTCCTGCAGGGGGCCTCCCTGTTCCACCTGGCGCGGGGCCTGCACGCCCGCGGGTTCTTCGACGGGCGCGACCTGCTGCGCTTCGCCCGCCGGCAGGCGATGTTCCGGCTGCGCGGCGTCGAGGACCCGGCCGCCGTCCGGGAGGCCCGCGAGACGGCGCTCGAGTTCATCCGCGGCCGCCGGGTGGACGAGCTGGCCGCGCTCGGCGAGGAGGTCTTCGAGACGGTGATCCGGGAGAAGGTCTGGCCCGGCACCCGCGCCCTCGCCCGTGGCCACCTCGACGACGGCCAGCGGGTGTGGCTCGTCACCGCCAGCCCCGCGGAGATCGCCACCACGATCGCGGGCCGGCTGGGCATGACCGGCGCCCTCGGAACCGTGGCCGAGTCCGTCGACGGGGTCTACACCGGGCGGCTGGCCGGCGAGATCCTGCACGGCGACGCCAAGGCCGAGGCCGTCCGCGCCCTCGCCGCCCGCGAGGGGCTGCAGCTCGCCGACTGCGCGGCGTACAGCGACTCGGCCAACGACGTCCCGCTGCTCGAGATCGTCGGCCACCCCTGCGCGGTCAACCCGGACCCGCGCCTGCGCCTGCACGCGCGCCGGCACGGGTGGCCCGTCCGCGACTACCGCTCGGCGCGGCGCACCGCGCAGCGGGCTGCCCTGCTCGCACTGATCACGGCGGCCGCAGCCGGCGCGGTCGCCGCAGCCCGTGCGTACCGACGTCGGTGA